The nucleotide sequence ATATAGTACATACAACAACGTTATGTTTGAGCTTAAAAAAACACAAACAATATGCCAAAATTAGAAGAACAATTACAATTAAAACGCTGTCCACATTGCAATGTTGACAGCCCAAGTTTGCATTCCATTAATAAGTTTAGCACTAATAATTATAGCAATAAATATCAAAGAACCTGGATTAATTATCGGTGCGCAAGATGTGGAGGAGTTATTTTGGCTGCAGCTATACAAGGAGGCTTAGAAATTATTGAAATGTATCCAAATGGCTTAAATGTAAATGAAGCCATCCCAAAAAGAGCAAAAGAATACCTTGAACAAGCAATAAATAGTATGCATGCACCTGCTGGTGCTATCATGTTAGCTTCCTCTTCAATAGATGCTATGCTTAAAAATAAAGGATA is from Bacteroidales bacterium and encodes:
- a CDS encoding DUF4145 domain-containing protein yields the protein MPKLEEQLQLKRCPHCNVDSPSLHSINKFSTNNYSNKYQRTWINYRCARCGGVILAAAIQGGLEIIEMYPNGLNVNEAIPKRAKEYLEQAINSMHAPAGAIMLASSSIDAMLKNKGYKEGSLYTRINKAAKEHLITDGMSKWAHQVRLDANEQRHADEEFDMPNEEDAKKVINFTIALAEFMFVLPSKVEKGIKDSK